The window TCCCAAAAGGTGGAAAATGATTCAGGCTGGTGAGGTATTGAAGATCAGTTCTGATGAAACTATTCCTTGTGATATGGTGTTGCTAGCAACGAGTGATCCTAGTGGAATTGCCTACATTCAGACTATGAATTTGGATGGTGAATCAAACTTGAAAACAAGGTATGCTCGACAAGAAACTAATAAACTTTTTCTTGAAGGGACTATGATATCTGGTATCATCACTTGTGAGCAGCCAAACAGGAATATCTATGAGTTCATGGCTAATATGGAGCTCAATGGGAATTTCCTTCCTCTCAGCCAATCCAATATTATTCTACGTGGCTGTCAGCTGAAGAACACAGAATGGGCAGTTGGGGTCGTGGTTTATGCTGGACAGGATACAAAAGCTATGCTAAACAGTGCAATGTCCCCTTCTAAAAGAAGCAGACTGGAAACCTACATGAACCGGGAGACATTTTGGTTAtcagtttttcttttaatcatGTGCCTTGTTGTCGGCCTAGGGATGGGTTTATGGTTAAATCGCCACAAGTTTCAGCTTGATACACTGCCTTACTACCGAAAAGTTTACTTCCAAAAGGGAAAAGATGGCAAGAAGTACAAGTATTATGGAATTCCTATGGAGacatttttctcattcttgaGTTCTATCATAGTTTTCCAGATAATGATTCCGATATCCCTCTACATCACGATGGAGCTGGTGCGGTTGGGGCAATCATATTTCATGATTGGTGATCAGCACATGTACGACAGTTTGAGCAATTCTAGGTTTCAGTGCAGATCCTTGAATATTAATGAGGATTTGGGACAAATACGATATATACTTTCTGATAAGACAGGCACACTGACAGAAAACAAGATGGAATTCAAGAAAGCAAGTATCTGGGGGAAGAGTTATGGTGACTCTAAAGCTGGTTCACGGGAGATAGACGCCACAGGTATAATTTGAAAGTCTTGCTTTACTTCAATGATAATGTGAATTTATGTTGGCGTTGCCCTGTGTTGCATATATTCAAGCACTATTGTATTGTTATCTATTAGGAAAAAGATCTATGGTATTTCTGTAGCTAATAGGAAAAAGATCATTGACACAcattcttttgtaattttacaTGACTATCTTCTTGAAATCCAGTGAACTGTATTGACAAACAAGATACATTTGAAAAAGACTGCAGTTTAGGTCATTATTATATCTGCAGAACAGATACCCTTCAGCTGTTCACCTGTCCTGCTTTTATATTCACACCTTATTCTTCTTTGTCCTCTCCACTTTGAGTTCCAAGATATAgccataatttaattttctcgTTAATCTTATTATGATttaaactaataatttatttctgcACCgctcttttcttttaaagtTTCTTTCCACTGTACATGTTGCAATAGTAGTGCTATAAACTTTTTAAGTCCTTTGTTTTATGTGTGCATGCTCATGTTTGCATAGCTGAGataatatcatttatttttgtcttgtcattttctctttcatgatttttgtCTTATCTTGTGATAACATGTGCAGTGGAAGAGTGTATGGGGAGTGGAAGAAAATGGAAGCTTAAATCTGAAATCACCCCTGATACTGAACTCATCAAATTATTGTACAAAGATCTGCATGGAGAAGAAAGAATTGCTGCATACGACTTTTTCCTGACACTTGCAGCTTGTAACACCGTGATACCCATTCTTACCGGGATTCCTTCAAGTATTTCTGGTAGTTTATTGAGTGATGGCCAGACTTCTATAGATTATCAAGGTGAGTCTCCTGATGAACAGGCATTGGTTGCAGCAGCCTCTGCTTATGGCTATACACTTTTTGAGCGGACATCTGGGCATATAGTGATTGATGCCAATGGTGAGAAATTAAGGTAGAAAGCTGACCTCATTACTTCACTTAtaatctcttaattttttttgatccCTAATAAGCTGATCTTTCTTGACAAGTGATATAATATCTGTTATTCATCATTTCCTCTTTTCCTGAATTCAGTACATGGATATTTTTCATAGTCCAGTTATTTCTCATTGATAGACTCCTGTTAATCTTGAAGCTATTTTTGTGGCTTAGAGTAATTACCCTGTGCAATGCAGGTTGGATGTATTGGGTTTGCATGAGTTTGATAGCGTGCGTAAAAGAATGTCGGTTGTCATTAGATTTCCCAATGGCAGTGTTAAGGTGTTGGTGAAGGGGGCTGATACATCAATGTTCAGCATCTTAAAAAAAGATCTTCCATGTGATGATCGCATGAGACATGTAACACAAGTACATCTGAATGATTATTCATCTGAAGGTTTACGCACCCTGGTTGTTGCATCTAGGGACCTTAGTGGTGAACTCCTTGCAGAGTGGCAACAAATGTACGAAGATGCGTGCACATCTTTGACTGATAGAGTTGTAAAACTACGCCAAGCTGCAGCTCTCATTGAATGCAACTTGACCCTTCTTGGAGCCACAGCTATTGAGGACAGATTACAAGAGGGTGTACCTGAAGCCATTGAGTCCCTGCGGCAAGCTGGAATAAAGGTGTGGGTTCTCACTGGAGATAAGCAAGAGACGGCAATATCTATTGGTCTTTCTTGCCGACTCTTGACAGCAGATATGCACCAGATCATAATCAATGGAAATTCAGAACATGAATGCAGAAAACTATTATGTGATGCCAAGGCCAAATACCATGTCAATTATGCAAGTTCCTTTGATGATACAACgaatttgaagaagaagactgaacttaattttcttgaaatgaCTTCTCAAACAAAGTCTTCCAATATGTCTCAACAGATTACAGGTGAGGAAGACAGGCCTACTTTTGGCCCGCTAGCCCTTATAATTGATGGCAACAGTCTGGTATACATATTAGAGAAAGACTTGGAATACGAGGTACACATCATTCTTTTCAATTGCTTTATTCtgatttgcattttttttagtctGTGTTTATTTTAAACTCCCTACGTCCctgaaaaagtatgaacatttggttcggcatgtgttttaatgtataattggtaaagtaagatattGAGATAAAAGGTAGtgtaagtagtgttagtgTAGAGTGGGCTCCAAGCATCATTAGTAGAGTAGTGTAATGGtattagtagtaaataaaatgatgagtAGGGGTAATGTGTTTAActattccaaaattagaaagttcatacttttcatgGACGGACTGACaaggaaatagttcatacgtctgggggacgaagggagtaccataaaattttacccaatttatttttttgtttagctGTCCTGGACTAGTTTTACGTTTAAGATTTTACTCAAGCATTTCTTAGCTTTATGTTTGATATCTTGATAGAAGCTTATTTACAGTTATAAGAATGAACAAGCCTCTTACTTCTTTTTTTGTCAATGTCATCAGCTGTTCAACCTCACCACTTTGTGTAAGGTGGTGCTCTGTTGTAGGGTTGCACCCTTGCAGAAGGCTGGAATTGTGGACATGATTAAAAGCCGCACTGATGATCTTACACTAGCCATTGGTGACGGTGAGTCggttatattttgatttcatatatctttgttttctatCATTACATTATCTATTCGTTGTGATCTCGGTTGCTTAGGGTTAAGCAGGTAATTGCTGCATTATGTTTTGAGTTGGGATGTAAATCTGAATTTGTTATTGTAGTACACTGATAGTCTAGTGTAACACTGTGACTCAGATACATCATgcttcttcttgttttctgtCTGAACTTTATGAACTAGTATATCTTTCATAAAGCTTTATGAAGAACTCTTTTATCGTCATCTGATGAGTAATGCTTTTGCAGGGGCTAATGACGTTTCCATGATCCAAATGGCGGATGTTGGCGTTGGAATTTGTGGGCAAGAAGGGCGCCAAGCTGTGATGGCATCAGACTTTGCTATGGGCCAGTTCAGATTTTTGAAAAGATTGCTTTTGGTGCATGGACACTGGAATTATCAGCGGCTTGGCTATCTCATTCTCTACAATTTTTATCGCAATGCTGTTTTTGTGTTGATGCTTTTCTGGTACGCAGAGTATCCTTGATCTTTATGTAGTGCATAATGTTTCCTTATGAAATCTGGGGCTTTCCAAGTTGATATCATGAAAGGCGTGTTTGTTGCATAGAAAATCCACACACCTATGCATACTTTAACTACATATGGATCCCTGCTGAACTAGTGCTTTCTTCTATTAATTTTGCAGGTATATCTTATGTACAGCCTTTTCTACTACTTCTGCATTGACAGATTGGAGCAGTGTTTTTTACTCCGTCATTTATACTTCTGTACCAACGGTTGTTGTTGGTATTCTAGACAAGGACCTAAGTCATAAGACATTACTCAAATATCCAAAGCTCTATGCAGCAGGGCACCGTCAAGAGAGTTACAATATGACCCTCTTCTGGATTACAATGGTGGACACATTGTGGCAGAGCCTTGTACTCTTCTACGTACCATTGTTCACCTACAGAGAGAGCACTATTGACATATGGAGTATGGGAAGCTTATGGACAATTGCAGTTGTCATATTAGTTAATGTGCACTTGGCAATGGATATTCAGCGATGGGTATTTGTTACTCATGCTGCTATATGGGGCTCAATTGTTGTAACATATGGCTGCATGGTGGTGCTTGATTCTATACCTGTTTTCCCTAATTATGGGTTAGTCTATATGTTGAAAATTATCATTCATCACGTATTTATAAGATGCACTAATAGTCATCTATGGTTGACACTGTgaaattgttgttgttttgCAGTACAATATACCATCTTGTAAAATCACCAGTTTACTGGATCTCCATCTTACTCATAATGGTTATAGGATTGCTCCCCCGgtttattttcaaagtttgCCGTCAGATCTTCTGGCCCTCTGATATCCAGATTGCTAGAGAAGCTGAGATATTGAGAAAAAGGCGACCTTTTTTCGGGTCTAATGCTGATCAGGATTCTAGCTGACATGCATGCTTGCTGTCTTCTCTTGTCATTCATTTGGTGGGCCTCTTCTCGAGCTTATTGAGATGTGCCTTCCAAATGGCATTCAGGTTCTGAAATCAAATGGTATGCTCAACATTTTTCTATAGTTTACTCGCGGAGTTTTGATGATCATTTACCgatacaatttttcttgaaaccATGGATTGGATATATTAGGATTGTTGggttaatagtagtattagtttatCTCCATATGACCAGAAGCATTACActtgtttctacttttagtgGACCCTTTCATGTTagattgcattaaaaaaaattcatatagtGTTCATTCAATCTAATCCATATGCTTCAACATGCCCAATTGATATAgcttatacaaattcctttttgaTCTTGTAGAAATCTGGTGAAAGCCCACAGATAGATAGGAACCTTTCCTGCTACATGAACTGATCCGTGGCACAAAGAGGCATGGTCATCGTCGTTCTGCTACAGAGGGGAAGGGGAGCCCAAAACTGCTAGTCAAAATAGGCTGCTGCTCGTCGATGCTTAATCTGAAGCTGTAGCATTCCAGGTAATTCTAATGTCCATGGAAAAACGAACATGAGATCTCCAAGGTCTGCctgttgtatatatatagaatcgATTAGTTTATAGATAATAAGTATtcttattctatatatatgtgtctTTTAACTAACAATAGATTAGATGTATTAACGCGTGTAATGAAAATGTGCTTGCTATTTCCTCATCTTCTTTCATGTTTTTTGTCACTTTTTCCGTGGTATTTTTAACAGAGAATATTAGGTCCCTTTTGAAAACCttactattaaaatttgaatatcttATTTAACTAGAATGTAGTAGTTTACTTTAGTGGTCATGGAATGTGACTTAAGTGCACAAATTGAAGATTTTCGAGGCTCTGTTTGGTATCATAGAATTGAGCatttcaaattgaaattggaatcTTCAATTCTAAACCCCGTGTTTGTaactataaaattgatttagaattgaattacaattccAATTCGTCTcaattccacaatttgaatTCGTGTCAAAAGTAGATGATTGAAATTccaaataatgtaaaattgagcaccttcacacactacatacattgcacacattacacacaatGTGCGGGAATACACAAACCCTTCGTatcaattactataaattataatataattccTTCAAATTCAAGTCCAGTTCCGCTAACCGAACTGACCTtgaatgaaattcaaattttgctTAACTTTCTTTTCACAAAggaatttgttttattttttccgaTGATTGATGAATTAGTATACACATAATTAggtaattttacatttttattaattttagaaagtttagataattttgtcatttttattagGGAATATTGCCAATTAAATCACAACTTTCGATTGATTTATGGTCGGTTCCACAACTTACAAAGTTAGCTAAATAAATCATAGCTTATTACACCTTCGCAATTGTCCcaaaacttcaaaattttcaacagtTACTTGGTATTATTTAGTGACATGGCTTTTGGGTGACGTTATTCAATGATATGATATTAGGATGTTATATTTCTCCTTCCATCAATGAGGTGTATtatagattaagaaaattacGTCGCTCTTATTTCAACAATTTCGCCCTAATTTTCGTCGAATATCTCCATTCTCACATAATTCAGCCCTAATTCTCTTATATAAACAACGTTATGACCACATTAGAAAACACCGACTTCCATGTCACCACTTAATTGCAGGAAATTTTTAAGTTATGAGACAATTACGAAAGTATTGATAGGtagtatgatttaattaggttgtgatcaattgttaactcacTCTCtagttgctaactacaactaatttaagaccatatgattttagaaatctaGTGGTCTaaaatttgccacgtgtaaatttttgtttttattgattaaatcgaaaaggataaaaaaactaccaaattagggttttggatgaataTGTCACTatagtgttttgaaaatattaacacgatgctttgagaatgtcaacacagtgctttaagaatgacattctacatgtattatattaacatattttatatattatattgacatttattgttgtacgaaaaaattgaaaatttttgaattttttttttaattttgacatCGAAACATGtgcaagtgagatctcgttagaatcattatgaaattatctttaatttgatatatgtgttttaaagttatgggatattttttaaaagttagttacaactaatttgttgtagattgaccttaatacccttattgacgttttttgttgatcgtattgacattccGGGGCTAATGATCTACGCACTTGATTTGAATATACTAATGCCTATTATTTacttatagttagcaattaagttcagagttagcaatataacactttCCTAATTAACTAACTTTGtaagttgtgaaattgacTAGTAGTCAACCGAAAGTTGTAATTTAATTGACAATTTAcccttttattaattttcaaaagtttaGATACTTCATtcgttttatattaaaattttgttttacatatataccatatttaccttatttaagtaataaaaacatattccAGTTGTAAtccacaaattaaattaaataatttcattattagtAGTTTTTTCAAAgtattcttcttcttattattactactattaaaatatttttcaattttaatctataataattgtaaaaaGTGATGTGGCATATTACTGtatcaatccaaaaaaatcCGCAAATAAGTactagaatataaaaaatttgtatcGGCAAATGGTTATCAAAACTAGAGATGTCAGTGTAGTCTGCAATCCGTGGGCTGGCCCAAATAGTTCGGTAAATTTAGAGAGTTaggattgaaaattttcaacttgataaaattacaatatgaTTAGCCAGTAACCCGATAGGGCCAGACCCTCAATCCGATAGGCTAGCCTGGTGGGTTGGTCCTAAGtacaattcattaattattttataacatAAATAACTATAACATTCGATTTTAAAGCATATTCAGAAATACAGTATTTTCTATGgttgatatgatttttttaaattttgatttatctattataataatattaaattgacTCTGTTTGATGAGATATTCAAAACATGGAATAAAATAGCAAGGGAAACCGTGATAGATTTATGCTATTCAACCCTAGCTTTTTACCATTTCTGTCTAAGACTCCACTCAGCCTCCTATATTATCATTCAAGGCGGTAGAAGGTAGCCACTGTTCAGTATACACATTgatgttttgatttgattttattttttatgtgaacAAGAAGATTTACAGGAAATTTGTGGTTGACTGTTGTTTATGTGACTCATGAGATATGCACATGAATCATGATTGATGATCGTATCTTTATTCTATTGCTGTTCTTTTCCGACTTTGTTTACGTCTTTGACCAACCATGCAAATCACTTTTTATCAAAATCGAAAAgcattttgtttttcaagaTTTTCTTCTAATAAACAAAGTTATACTTTTCGAGTcttaaaagaatatgcacttttaattagacacgaattttaatacacaattcataaagtaaaagttaagtaaaaagaaaaaataattattaaagtattattagtggaaaatAGGTCACATCTCAATAGATagaaaagagtttccaaaTTTAGATAGTGCATATTTTAGTTGGACGgactaaaaggaaaagagtgcatattcttgtgagacAGAGAGAGCATTGTGACAAGACTGACTTATATATtacaacatatttttatatatgttttcGGGCTATTGCATATCACTATAAAATACGACGCCCATAATTTTCATcgttaaaaaatactacaactATTAAGTCTCAGATGATATTGCTACCCCCGCAGTCCGGGATTAAATGTTCCACTTCGAGTCAACAcaagttttaacttttaagttaTAAAGGAGGATGAGTGAAAATTGTTAGTGTAACAGTGTAAATCTTATTTTGGGTATGAAtattaagaataaatatttagtaaattaaataaagtgagaataaaatacataattaatgagaaaatatactaataaagaagagaataaactataaagtaaagaaacaaataaaagagattaaGTTCATTGGATAATGTTGAATATGAAAATAACCCAAATAATAAGATagatccaaaaagaaatattactCAACACTAATTGAATGTGGTATAATGTGTGGATGTGTATAATGTGTAttagtggcggatccagaaattTTCATTTGGGGGTgcgataaataaatatataatacgtattttacataaattagttGTGAAAGgtttgattcatttttgaaaaatattttgttatacaattttcatataattaacaaaaaaacaataaaatagagtagcagaaaaggagaaaaaaaaaatgaaaagtaaaagaaaaatgtaaaaatgcATGTAGAAAGCAGTGACGGATCcagaaatttttatttggggatgcgataaataaatatataatacgtattttacataaattagttttgaaaggtttgattcatttttggaaaatattttgttatacaattttcatataattaacaaaaataaaataaaatagagtagcagaaaaagagagaaaaaaaaactgaaagtaaaagaaaaacgtAAAAGTGCATGtagaaagtaaaaaagttCAAACACAAATCTGCTGCCGCTGAGTTCGAACCTAGGTCTCCGAATTAACAATGGTTACACTGTACCACTCCACCAACAAAGCTTTAGGTTATTTGGCTCAATATAtagtaaaacacaaaaaatatgaaggtACAATTGTACCCCCTTGTTATACATTAGATCCGCCACTGATATGTATCATAGGCACTAAGCAGAACGATTATCGGTTTGTTTTCTATACTATGatgtcattttaattgatatCCCGGAAGTAAGTCATTATAATTAacttatactccatattaattaataacgCCAAATCGAATTGCTTCGGCAGCAAAAATGAGACGCATTTGTAAGAGAGTAAATTATAAAGAACATAATAATGCAATCACATTTATTTATGACTTCTTCGTAAATGCGAAAGTACCACACATATCTTCCCGCATTTTTTTCTAGACAAATTAAAAGAGGAGGCACGGTAAATGAGTGGCGAAGCCCCTAATTCCATctaaatgaaacaaattattaaCGATTTTTGTATGCACCTTTTCCATTTAAATCAacacatataaaatatgtttatgaACACAAAgtgatgattttatttaatgttaatgaaaGAAGTGGGATTGTATCGGAAAATTGTGGTTGATTGTCGTGACATGTTACTTATGCATTATATTAAGCACATGATTGATGGGTCATAGCTTTATTCTAGTGCTATTCTATTCGACTTTGTTTACGTCTTTTGACAACGCTATGCTAATCCCTTTTTATCAAAATCGAAAAAGCATGATTATCTTTTATGCTAACACATTTATATTGGTCAAGATTGATGTAAggtcatttttaaatatatatcaaattttatttttggtgtagAAAACTTCTTCATATTATAAACTTAAACccatgttttttatattttttactaaacaACACTAATTATGAGTCTATTGCAAAAATTTTGGTGagatatatactaaaaaatggtgacaattataattttggtgTAGATGATTggggtaaaattattttttgatgtgacgtatattgaaaaatgggtttgagtttggtgcaAATGATCACTTTACAATCTATTTATCGATATGTTTTCAGGCTAATAATGCATATCACTATAAAATGCGCAGTCTAGTAATTTtcatagttaaaaaaaatactatttcttccATCTCATTATAAGAGTCCACTTTTTCCGATTCGATCCGTTCCACATAAAagttcatttttcacttttattataaatgtaatGTAGGCagcacatttcactaactgcCACTTACATTTCATTGTAAACCAatagatttaaaaataaaattaatattccactaattttttcaacctacttacttttaattttttaaaatacatgTCAAGTCATTGTTGACTCTTTTCACGAGAAGGAGAGAGTACTTAAGTCACGGAGTGAAATAGTATTCTATTCCATTCGTTCGATATTAAATGTCCCACTTTGAACCAACAAGagttttataaatgaaaatgagaaaaagaattCAGGGTAATGTGAATATTATTTGGACATGAAAATTGAGGAAAAATATTTGGTGCATACAATGAAGTGAGAATAAAATACGTAAGTattgagagaataaaataaaaaggaaaacatgaGAAAGAAAGTAAGATACAAAGTAAGAGAAATTTAGTTTGTTGGATATTGTCAAAAAATGACTTAAATAATAGGATAACCCAATAAAAATACAACTTGGTACTAATCGGATGGATAAaagatttataataaaacacaAGTGAAACATTTATGAAGTGAAGAGTTTATATActgaattattaaaaatgaaatgagatatttggTGATCGATGAGtgtctaaaaataaatatactaagAGATTTAGTAATGAACAAAGTTAGTGCCTCTCTCCATCAATGATTGATTTTCCTATTATAGTTGTTCCATCACAAGTGATTGCAATCCCATTGCAAACAATTGATTTCCAtcattctaaaaaaaataacacttagctcttttttattttattttttcttttacttaaactttttatttatatcttatattttattcttttcactTCCCTCGATAAATAACATTGGCTTATACTCCCAAAGAAATCAATCATATGACGCGACTGAAGGCGTATTAAAATAGCCAAATaggtgaattaatttttttatgttaacgATTGAAGTAAAGAGTTCAGATATATACATTCAACACtaattcaaaaatttcgcaTACATAAATTGAAGGAAACAACTACCCAACTAACACTacataatagtactccatagtggagaatatattactagtaGAAACCAGTCTTATATGTCTCATATTATTGTTATGGATAAATTTTATCAGATCATCGAGATGATATATTCAATTCGTAGCATATagcattcattttttattcctACATTTATAGTCATTCAAATTTAACAAAGAgcacttttattaaaaaccGAAAGATAgctatattactcccttcgtccccaTTAATCGacatcaattttctttttctttcactccaattaattaacactcttattttttactacttttgctAATAGACtacacatttcactaatttttttcatccacttttcactatatttattaaaactagtACCAAGTCAATCAAACAACAATTGTGGAGAGAGAAGCAACAAAATCAAGCTCATAGAGCCCCCACACAAGCGCGGCGGAGGAGATCGCCACCGGCAGCGGCCCGAACAACCACAACATAAGCGGCAGCGCCATACAAAACACCCTATTCCCGACCACCGCCATCGCAAACCCCCTCTCCACCACCGCCTCCGTGTATCCTCCTCCCCCGGGAGCAAACTCCCCGATCGCATTGATCAGGAAGTTGGCGTCCACCAAGAACCCGACCGCCAGCGAGCTGCAGAGGAAGCTCGCCAGCAGGAATATGGACGACGACGCGTACTTGAGCACCATGATCCTCGGCGACTGCGACCCGAAAAGGTCGGACGCCGCCAGGATGTCCGCAGCGTTGAAGGCGTTGTTGGTGAGGGCGGCGAGGCAGAGCGTGATGATCACGGTCACCGTGGCGGTGAGGATGGCGAACATCAGGCTGTTTCGGAGGCTTTGGACGGCGAGCATGCCCTTCTTGTCGTCGCCTTGGTTGAGCTGCCGCAGCCATGAGCGGCGCTTGAGCATGTTCATGCCGATTGTGGTTTGGGAGGGTTTGGTTTTGAGCTTTTGCCATAGATAGGCATGGTAGCCTATTGTGAGGAAGAGGCTCATTGGGACTACTATGCTCTCTACATACACCacgttgttgttgttgctaTTGCTTTTGCTTCCCATCTTCATCTACCTAGCTTCTTTCTCATGGACTTGTCCCATTTTTGTATTGGATTTTAGTTGGATTTGGGAGTAGGATTTCCACTTAAGTGTTAGTGGATTTCTTTGTCACTTGCCACATATTAAAGAAAGCAAGCATACACCTCCTTGATTATAATAACATAGGGATCATTTGgtaattcaaatatttggaaatgataatatatactccatctgtcccactAGAGTATTTAGTTTTCGatacaagattttatatagtgttgttttgttagTTAATTAGATAGAGAATGAAGTAGAATTGATATGgtttctattttatgaaatgtagCACTTTTAGTAAGACAACCCAAAAATGAAAGCATGTCacttttaatgtaaaatatattagaGTTGATTTCCTTATTCGAATATTATTGCATCTTATATTATATTCATGAATAATTATCATGCGACAATATTAGAGTTTTATGATTTAGGGCGATAAGtgttattattaaatttttgacGCTGGCATCCGTTTTGGACA is drawn from Salvia hispanica cultivar TCC Black 2014 chromosome 6, UniMelb_Shisp_WGS_1.0, whole genome shotgun sequence and contains these coding sequences:
- the LOC125194688 gene encoding uncharacterized protein LOC125194688; amino-acid sequence: MGSKSNSNNNNVVYVESIVVPMSLFLTIGYHAYLWQKLKTKPSQTTIGMNMLKRRSWLRQLNQGDDKKGMLAVQSLRNSLMFAILTATVTVIITLCLAALTNNAFNAADILAASDLFGSQSPRIMVLKYASSSIFLLASFLCSSLAVGFLVDANFLINAIGEFAPGGGGYTEAVVERGFAMAVVGNRVFCMALPLMLWLFGPLPVAISSAALVWGLYELDFVASLSTIVV